In Ovis aries strain OAR_USU_Benz2616 breed Rambouillet chromosome 17, ARS-UI_Ramb_v3.0, whole genome shotgun sequence, the following proteins share a genomic window:
- the MFSD8 gene encoding major facilitator superfamily domain-containing protein 8 isoform X3 — MSIWPYLQKIDQTADASFLGWVIASYSLGQMVASPLFGLWSNYRPRKEPLIVSIFISVAANCLYAYVHVPASHNKYYMLAARGLVGFGAGNVAVIRSYIAGATSLQERTSSMANTSACQALGFILGPVFQTCFALIGEKGVTWDVIKLQINMYTAPVLLGAFLGILNIILILTILREHRVDDTGRQCKNINFEEASTDEVQVPQGNIDQVAVVATNVLFFVILFIFALFETIVTPLTMDMYAWTREQAVLYDGIILAALGVEAVIIFMGIKLLSKKTGERALLLGGLIIIWVGFFVLLPWGNQFPKIQWEDLHNNSIPNTTFGEIIITLWKSPRDDHSEEPTGCPVEQAWCLYTPMIHLAQFLISAVLIGIGYPSCNVMSYTLYSKILGPNPQGVYMGWLTASGSAARILGPVFISQVYTAWGPRWAFSLVCGMVVLTITLLGVVYRRLIAFSVRHGRIQE, encoded by the exons ATTGATCAGACTGCTGATGCAAGTTTTTTGGGCTGGGTTATTGCTTCATATAGCCTTGGCCAAATGGTAGCCTCACCTCTATTTGGTTTGTGGTCTAATTACAGACCAAGAAAAGAACctcttattgtttccattttcatttcggTGGCAGCCAATTGCCTCTATGCATATGTCCATGTTCCAGCTTCTCATAATAAATACTACATGTTGGCTGCTCGTGGATTGGTAGGATTTGGGGCAG GAAATGTAGCTGTTATTAGGTCATATATTGCTGGTGCTACCTCTCTTCAGGAAAGAACAAGTTCCATGGCAAACACAAGTGCTTGTCAAGCATTAGGCTTTATTCTAGGTCCAG TTTTTCAGACTTGTTTTGCACTCATTGGCGAAAAGGGCGTGACGTGGGATGTCATTAAGCTGCAGATAAACATGTACACAGCACCAGTTTTACTGGGTGCCTTCCTgggaattttaaatattattctgaTCCTTACTATATTAAG agaacATCGTGTGGATGACACAGGACGACagtgtaaaaatattaattttgaagaAG CAAGTACAGATGAAGTCCAAGTCCCCCAAGGAAATATTGATCAAGTTGCTGTGGTGGCCACCAATGTTCTGTTTTTTGTGATTCTATTTATCTTTGCCCTTTTTGAAAC tATTGTGACTCCATTAACAATGGATATGTATGCCTGGACCAGAGAACAAGCTGTATTATATGATGGAATAATACTTGCTGCTCTTGGAGTTGAGGCAGTTATTATTTTCATGGGGATAAAACTACTTTCCAAAAA GACTGGTGAGCGTGCTCTTCTACTGGGAGGACTCATCATTATATGGGTTGGCTTCTTTGTCTTGTTACCTTGGGGAAATCAGTTTCCCAAAATACAGTGGGAAG atTTACATAATAACTCAATCCCTAATACCACATTTGGAGAAATAATTATTACTCTTTGGAAGTCTCCGAGAGACGATCACAGTGAAGAACCAACTGGTTGCCCAGTTGAACAAGCGTGGTGCCTGTATACCCCCATGATCCATCTGGCCCAGTTCCTCATATCAGCTGTGCTAATTGGAATAGGCTATCCATCCTGCAATGTTATGTCCTATACATTATACTCAAAAATTCTGGGACCAAACCCTCAG GGTGTGTACATGGGCTGGCTAACAGCGTCTGGAAGTGCAGCACGGATTCTTGGACCTGTGTTCATCAGCCAAGTGTACACTGCCTGGGGTCCACGGTGGGCTTTCAGCCTGGTGTGTGGGATGGTGGTGCTTACCATCACACTCCTGGGTGTGGTTTACAGAAGACTCATTGCTTTTTCTGTAAGGCATGGAAGGATTCAAGAATAA
- the MFSD8 gene encoding major facilitator superfamily domain-containing protein 8 isoform X2: MFLSSVGFSIVIMSIWPYLQKIDQTADASFLGWVIASYSLGQMVASPLFGLWSNYRPRKEPLIVSIFISVAANCLYAYVHVPASHNKYYMLAARGLVGFGAGNVAVIRSYIAGATSLQERTSSMANTSACQALGFILGPVFQTCFALIGEKGVTWDVIKLQINMYTAPVLLGAFLGILNIILILTILREHRVDDTGRQCKNINFEEASTDEVQVPQGNIDQVAVVATNVLFFVILFIFALFETIVTPLTMDMYAWTREQAVLYDGIILAALGVEAVIIFMGIKLLSKKTGERALLLGGLIIIWVGFFVLLPWGNQFPKIQWEDLHNNSIPNTTFGEIIITLWKSPRDDHSEEPTGCPVEQAWCLYTPMIHLAQFLISAVLIGIGYPSCNVMSYTLYSKILGPNPQGVYMGWLTASGSAARILGPVFISQVYTAWGPRWAFSLVCGMVVLTITLLGVVYRRLIAFSVRHGRIQE, from the exons ATTGATCAGACTGCTGATGCAAGTTTTTTGGGCTGGGTTATTGCTTCATATAGCCTTGGCCAAATGGTAGCCTCACCTCTATTTGGTTTGTGGTCTAATTACAGACCAAGAAAAGAACctcttattgtttccattttcatttcggTGGCAGCCAATTGCCTCTATGCATATGTCCATGTTCCAGCTTCTCATAATAAATACTACATGTTGGCTGCTCGTGGATTGGTAGGATTTGGGGCAG GAAATGTAGCTGTTATTAGGTCATATATTGCTGGTGCTACCTCTCTTCAGGAAAGAACAAGTTCCATGGCAAACACAAGTGCTTGTCAAGCATTAGGCTTTATTCTAGGTCCAG TTTTTCAGACTTGTTTTGCACTCATTGGCGAAAAGGGCGTGACGTGGGATGTCATTAAGCTGCAGATAAACATGTACACAGCACCAGTTTTACTGGGTGCCTTCCTgggaattttaaatattattctgaTCCTTACTATATTAAG agaacATCGTGTGGATGACACAGGACGACagtgtaaaaatattaattttgaagaAG CAAGTACAGATGAAGTCCAAGTCCCCCAAGGAAATATTGATCAAGTTGCTGTGGTGGCCACCAATGTTCTGTTTTTTGTGATTCTATTTATCTTTGCCCTTTTTGAAAC tATTGTGACTCCATTAACAATGGATATGTATGCCTGGACCAGAGAACAAGCTGTATTATATGATGGAATAATACTTGCTGCTCTTGGAGTTGAGGCAGTTATTATTTTCATGGGGATAAAACTACTTTCCAAAAA GACTGGTGAGCGTGCTCTTCTACTGGGAGGACTCATCATTATATGGGTTGGCTTCTTTGTCTTGTTACCTTGGGGAAATCAGTTTCCCAAAATACAGTGGGAAG atTTACATAATAACTCAATCCCTAATACCACATTTGGAGAAATAATTATTACTCTTTGGAAGTCTCCGAGAGACGATCACAGTGAAGAACCAACTGGTTGCCCAGTTGAACAAGCGTGGTGCCTGTATACCCCCATGATCCATCTGGCCCAGTTCCTCATATCAGCTGTGCTAATTGGAATAGGCTATCCATCCTGCAATGTTATGTCCTATACATTATACTCAAAAATTCTGGGACCAAACCCTCAG GGTGTGTACATGGGCTGGCTAACAGCGTCTGGAAGTGCAGCACGGATTCTTGGACCTGTGTTCATCAGCCAAGTGTACACTGCCTGGGGTCCACGGTGGGCTTTCAGCCTGGTGTGTGGGATGGTGGTGCTTACCATCACACTCCTGGGTGTGGTTTACAGAAGACTCATTGCTTTTTCTGTAAGGCATGGAAGGATTCAAGAATAA